One Paraburkholderia kururiensis DNA window includes the following coding sequences:
- a CDS encoding ABC transporter permease, which produces MAAWFDYTINGLIVGNIYALLAVGLALIFGVSHLINFAHGSVYMVGGFIGWLCLTRLGLPLPVALLATVSGCALLGIAIERIGLRPLQGAARIAPLLATIGISFVLDQLAQIVFGPDPRPVPGSLPQWTVTVGGASLNSLDVLIAAIGIGAAAVLYAFLRFTRLGWAVRATAQDRDAAQQMGVDVHAVNRAVFAIACGLGGLSGVLVGMYYNSIEPAMGFQATLKGVVALLIGGLGNVPGAIAGSLLLGLVESYGVALFGTSYRDLFAFALLLLFLVLRPNGLFSSSRRLPPEPLTGTFLSNRRAVRLSPRVVGVLLAGAFALPLVAPFPYLLQTLTNGWIFGLLALSLTLVAGTVGQISLGHAALLLIGAYASALLSANMGWTPALTILLAGGVTAAIGTLLIYPSFRLRGHYVSIATLGIGEIVGLVILNWDSLTRGPIGVTGIAPLSLFGWPLSDARAAYWFTLAVLVALALLQLRLLRSHLGRTWRAIREDDVAARAYGVRPNRYKAMAFACGGLSAGIGGAIAAHLYSYINYQTFDSQVSILGLTMVILGGLGNVPGAIVGSVALVGLPELFRFAADYRMLVYGVMLLLLVRFRPQGLFGAV; this is translated from the coding sequence ATGGCAGCGTGGTTCGACTACACGATCAACGGGCTGATCGTCGGCAACATCTATGCGCTGCTCGCTGTCGGGCTCGCGCTCATCTTCGGCGTGTCGCACCTCATCAATTTTGCGCACGGTTCCGTGTACATGGTGGGCGGCTTCATCGGCTGGCTGTGCCTTACGCGTTTGGGCCTGCCGCTGCCGGTTGCGTTGCTGGCGACGGTGAGCGGCTGCGCGCTGCTCGGTATCGCGATCGAACGTATCGGCCTGCGGCCGCTGCAAGGCGCCGCGCGCATTGCGCCCTTGCTCGCGACGATCGGCATCAGCTTCGTGCTCGATCAACTGGCGCAGATCGTATTCGGCCCAGACCCGCGGCCTGTGCCCGGTTCGCTGCCGCAGTGGACGGTGACCGTTGGCGGCGCATCGCTCAACTCGCTCGACGTGCTGATTGCGGCAATCGGCATTGGCGCGGCTGCCGTGCTGTATGCGTTCCTGCGCTTCACGCGGCTCGGCTGGGCCGTGCGGGCGACCGCACAGGACCGTGATGCCGCGCAGCAGATGGGCGTGGACGTGCACGCGGTGAACCGCGCGGTGTTCGCCATTGCGTGCGGACTCGGCGGGCTCAGTGGCGTGCTGGTCGGGATGTACTACAACAGCATCGAACCCGCGATGGGCTTTCAGGCAACGCTCAAAGGCGTCGTGGCGCTGCTGATCGGCGGTCTCGGCAATGTGCCGGGCGCGATTGCGGGCAGTCTGCTGCTCGGCCTCGTGGAAAGCTATGGCGTTGCGCTCTTCGGCACGAGCTATCGCGATCTGTTCGCGTTCGCGCTGTTGCTGCTCTTTCTCGTGCTGCGGCCTAATGGGCTCTTCAGTTCGAGCCGCCGCTTGCCGCCTGAACCGCTGACGGGCACCTTCCTCTCGAACCGGCGAGCGGTGCGCCTCTCGCCCCGCGTGGTCGGTGTGCTGCTCGCCGGTGCGTTCGCCTTACCCCTTGTCGCGCCGTTCCCCTATCTGTTGCAGACGTTGACCAACGGCTGGATTTTCGGTTTGCTCGCCTTGAGCCTGACGCTTGTAGCGGGCACGGTCGGCCAGATTTCGCTGGGCCATGCCGCGCTGCTGTTGATCGGTGCCTATGCGTCCGCGCTGCTGTCCGCGAACATGGGCTGGACGCCTGCGCTCACCATCCTGCTCGCGGGCGGCGTGACTGCCGCAATCGGCACGCTGCTGATCTACCCGTCGTTTCGTCTGCGTGGACACTACGTATCGATTGCGACGCTTGGCATCGGCGAGATCGTAGGACTCGTCATCCTGAACTGGGACAGCCTCACGCGCGGACCCATCGGCGTGACCGGCATCGCGCCGTTGTCGCTGTTCGGCTGGCCGCTGTCGGATGCGCGCGCGGCATACTGGTTTACGCTTGCCGTACTGGTCGCGCTCGCCTTGCTTCAGCTTCGGCTGCTGCGCTCTCATCTGGGGCGCACGTGGCGGGCAATCCGCGAAGACGATGTCGCGGCCCGCGCATACGGTGTGCGACCGAACCGCTACAAGGCGATGGCCTTCGCGTGCGGGGGGCTCTCTGCCGGTATCGGCGGGGCCATCGCCGCGCATCTGTACAGCTACATCAACTACCAGACCTTCGATTCTCAGGTCTCCATTCTCGGTCTCACGATGGTGATACTGGGCGGCCTCGGCAACGTGCCGGGCGCCATCGTGGGCTCCGTGGCGCTGGTCGGGCTGCCGGAGCTGTTCCGCTTTGCGGCCGACTACCGGATGCTCGTCTACGGGGTGATGTTGCTGCTGCTGGTGCGCTTTCGCCCACAGGGCCTGTTCGGCGCGGTTTGA
- a CDS encoding ABC transporter ATP-binding protein, producing the protein MTIASGEGRSILFDVRRVTRRFGGLTAVNEISLNVAAGECVSVIGPNGAGKSTLFNLLAGTDRPDDGIVRFDGEDVTGYAPDELARRGVARTFQHGRVFGNLSVRDNVLIGAHSRLAIARRGLPLIGAIAEVFRALAPGPALRDEEERLREEAKRVLARFGTRLLPRIDAPAHSLSYANRRRVEIARALMLHPRILLLDEPTAGMNESETAEMQELMLELKREGLTILLIEHKLDLVMRLSDRVIVMDDGRKIASGLPEEVRNNPLVIEAYLGHRHVGRETGRSVAVAA; encoded by the coding sequence ATGACCATTGCGAGCGGAGAGGGACGCTCCATCCTGTTCGACGTGCGCCGCGTGACACGACGCTTTGGTGGCCTCACGGCGGTCAACGAAATCAGTCTCAACGTTGCGGCCGGCGAGTGCGTGAGCGTGATCGGGCCGAACGGCGCGGGCAAATCGACCCTGTTCAATCTGCTTGCAGGAACGGACAGGCCCGACGACGGCATCGTGCGATTCGACGGCGAAGACGTGACGGGCTACGCGCCCGACGAACTCGCACGGCGCGGCGTGGCGCGTACGTTCCAGCATGGACGAGTGTTCGGCAACCTGTCGGTACGCGACAACGTGCTGATCGGCGCGCACTCGCGTCTTGCCATTGCGCGGCGCGGCCTGCCGTTGATCGGCGCAATCGCGGAGGTGTTCCGCGCGCTCGCTCCAGGCCCTGCGCTACGCGACGAAGAGGAACGCCTGCGCGAAGAAGCGAAGCGTGTACTCGCGCGTTTCGGCACACGGCTCTTGCCGCGCATCGATGCGCCTGCGCACAGCCTCTCGTATGCCAACCGGCGACGCGTCGAAATAGCCCGCGCGTTGATGCTGCATCCACGCATTCTGCTGCTCGACGAACCGACCGCGGGCATGAACGAATCCGAAACGGCGGAAATGCAGGAACTCATGCTCGAACTGAAGCGCGAGGGTCTCACGATCCTCCTGATCGAACACAAGCTCGACCTCGTCATGCGTCTCTCGGACCGTGTGATCGTGATGGACGACGGCAGGAAGATCGCGTCGGGCCTGCCTGAAGAGGTACGCAACAACCCGCTCGTCATCGAGGCTTACCTGGGGCACCGCCACGTCGGGCGCGAGACTGGTCGCAGCGTAGCGGTTGCGGCATGA
- a CDS encoding ABC transporter ATP-binding protein, which produces MTDIQLKLDRIDTFYGQSQVHFGVSVAVPRGEIVCLLGGNASGKSTTMKVILGLHKPRSGDVVFEGQSLKGLSTVQIIRRGIASVPEARRLFGDMTVRENLLMGAFSRRDREGIAADYERMLELFPRVKERLAQRAGTLSGGEQQMLAMARAFMSRPSLVCMDEPTMGLSPLYVDKVLELIRTVNEQGVTFFMVEQNASLALQIAHRGYVLQTGRVVLSGDAQSLLGDERIRDAYLGGALAAETAS; this is translated from the coding sequence ATGACGGACATTCAACTGAAACTCGACCGCATCGACACGTTCTACGGACAAAGTCAGGTTCACTTCGGCGTGAGCGTCGCGGTGCCGCGCGGTGAAATCGTGTGCCTGCTGGGCGGCAACGCGAGCGGCAAATCGACCACGATGAAGGTGATCCTCGGTTTGCACAAACCGCGTTCGGGCGACGTGGTGTTCGAGGGACAGTCGTTGAAGGGACTGTCGACGGTGCAGATCATCCGGCGCGGCATTGCCTCGGTGCCGGAGGCGCGCCGTCTGTTCGGCGACATGACGGTACGCGAAAACCTGCTGATGGGCGCGTTCTCACGCCGCGATCGCGAGGGCATTGCAGCCGACTACGAGCGCATGCTGGAACTGTTTCCGCGTGTGAAAGAGCGGTTGGCGCAGCGCGCCGGTACGCTTTCGGGCGGCGAGCAGCAGATGCTCGCGATGGCGCGTGCCTTCATGAGCCGCCCGTCGCTCGTCTGTATGGACGAACCCACGATGGGGCTCTCGCCGCTCTACGTCGACAAGGTGCTCGAACTGATCCGTACCGTGAACGAGCAGGGCGTGACGTTCTTCATGGTGGAGCAGAACGCGAGCCTTGCGCTTCAGATCGCGCACCGTGGCTACGTGCTGCAAACGGGGCGCGTGGTGTTGTCGGGCGATGCGCAAAGCCTGCTCGGCGACGAGCGGATTCGAGACGCGTATCTGGGTGGCGCGCTGGCTGCAGAAACGGCGTCCTGA
- a CDS encoding VOC family protein, translating to MTLLPDHLVVRVHDLKQTVADFAELGFTILHGGTHADGTTHNALIAFADGSYIELIAFLKEAREHRWWDEQRRTGEGFVDFALLPDSVARAMEATYRRGLFYDGLVPGGRVRPDGTRLEWQIARPTTRDLPFLCGDLTPRFLRVPEGSAREHRNGAAGLASINVAVVDLDKSTARYRALLGDVPVHRATLTGQGVHVATLPIGTTTLVLLSPSGDAHGAAKPDETGNPSALAAELRTHLATRGEGLFGAALRVANASQARALPRRLTHAARLELVTAPSA from the coding sequence ATGACCTTGCTGCCGGATCATCTCGTGGTTCGCGTGCATGACCTCAAACAGACCGTCGCCGACTTTGCCGAACTGGGTTTCACCATCCTGCACGGCGGCACCCATGCAGACGGCACGACGCACAACGCGCTCATCGCCTTCGCCGACGGCAGCTATATCGAACTGATCGCCTTCCTGAAAGAAGCGCGGGAACATCGCTGGTGGGACGAACAAAGGCGTACCGGCGAAGGTTTTGTCGATTTCGCGCTGCTGCCCGACTCCGTTGCCCGCGCAATGGAAGCGACGTACCGGCGCGGACTCTTCTACGATGGGCTCGTTCCCGGCGGCCGTGTGCGGCCCGACGGCACACGGCTCGAATGGCAGATTGCACGGCCTACGACACGCGATCTACCGTTTCTTTGCGGCGATCTGACGCCGCGCTTTCTGCGCGTGCCCGAGGGCAGCGCGCGCGAGCATCGCAACGGCGCAGCGGGCCTGGCATCCATCAACGTCGCGGTCGTGGATCTGGACAAGAGCACGGCGCGCTACCGTGCGCTGCTCGGCGATGTGCCAGTGCATCGTGCCACCCTCACGGGCCAGGGCGTGCATGTCGCCACGCTGCCGATCGGCACGACCACGCTTGTTCTGCTCTCGCCGTCTGGCGACGCACACGGCGCCGCGAAGCCGGATGAAACGGGGAACCCGTCTGCGCTTGCTGCCGAATTGCGCACCCATCTGGCCACGCGGGGCGAGGGCCTCTTCGGTGCCGCGCTGCGTGTAGCCAATGCCTCGCAGGCGCGCGCCCTGCCGCGTCGGCTCACCCACGCGGCGCGCCTCGAACTCGTCACTGCTCCATCTGCCTGA
- a CDS encoding ABC transporter substrate-binding protein: MKIKYLGAAVMGLMLAVSGLAHADRLDDIKKAGVLRVATFDSNPPFGFVDPKSNQIVGLDVDYARAVANKLGVKLDIQPTNPANRIAFLKSGKVDLVFANFTITDERKKEVDFSTPYFASGTQFIAKKGVLKSPQQLNSLRIGADKGTTNEQQVRAQFPAATIVAYDDTPFAFAALRAGNVQAITQDGPKLVALLANVPDKSNYEISPFTISNDYEGVGVPKGETRLVNVVNDTLKELEANGTAGKIYDRWFGPTSRAPLPRLFKIGDPQKS, encoded by the coding sequence ATGAAGATCAAATATCTCGGCGCAGCAGTCATGGGGTTGATGCTGGCCGTATCCGGTCTCGCGCATGCGGACCGTCTCGACGACATCAAGAAGGCGGGCGTGCTGCGCGTCGCCACCTTCGACAGCAACCCGCCGTTTGGTTTTGTCGATCCGAAGAGCAACCAGATCGTGGGCCTCGACGTGGATTACGCGCGCGCCGTCGCGAACAAGCTCGGCGTGAAGCTCGACATCCAGCCGACCAACCCGGCGAACCGCATCGCGTTCCTGAAATCCGGCAAGGTCGATCTGGTGTTCGCGAACTTCACGATTACCGACGAGCGCAAGAAGGAAGTCGATTTCAGCACGCCGTATTTCGCCTCCGGCACGCAGTTCATTGCGAAGAAGGGTGTGCTGAAGTCGCCGCAGCAATTGAACAGCTTACGCATTGGTGCCGACAAGGGCACGACGAACGAGCAGCAGGTGCGTGCCCAGTTTCCGGCCGCAACCATCGTCGCTTATGACGACACGCCGTTCGCGTTCGCAGCACTGCGCGCGGGCAACGTGCAGGCGATCACGCAGGACGGCCCGAAGCTCGTTGCATTGCTCGCCAACGTGCCGGACAAGTCCAATTACGAAATCTCGCCGTTCACCATATCGAACGACTACGAAGGCGTCGGCGTGCCGAAGGGCGAAACGCGGCTCGTGAATGTCGTCAACGACACGCTCAAGGAACTCGAAGCCAACGGCACGGCGGGCAAGATCTACGACCGCTGGTTTGGCCCGACGAGCCGTGCGCCGTTGCCGCGCCTCTTCAAGATCGGCGACCCGCAAAAGAGTTGA
- a CDS encoding amino acid ABC transporter permease — protein sequence MNGWLAPKYVEWLAHGFLMTLVLSACVIVVATLAGFALALVFDAHLVRNRAMARGAALYVLVFRNSPLLVQLLFWYFGAATLLPQPWMAWLNSRHSFVWGPFTLAWPSFEFVAGWIGLTCYASAFIGEEFRAGIRGVKAAQYQAAAALGLTPFATFRHVILPQAIRIATPPLAGQYMNIVKNSSLTMAIGFAELSYASRQVDTETFKTFQAFGAATVLYILTIAGIEAALLVWKRRGAGGWHRGNA from the coding sequence ATGAACGGCTGGCTCGCACCGAAGTACGTCGAATGGCTCGCGCATGGCTTTCTGATGACGCTGGTCTTGTCGGCCTGCGTCATCGTCGTCGCGACGCTGGCAGGCTTTGCGCTGGCACTGGTTTTCGATGCCCATCTGGTTCGAAATCGCGCCATGGCGCGCGGGGCTGCGCTGTACGTGCTCGTGTTCCGCAATTCGCCGTTGCTCGTGCAATTGCTGTTCTGGTACTTCGGCGCCGCTACGCTGCTGCCGCAGCCCTGGATGGCATGGCTCAACAGCAGACATTCGTTCGTGTGGGGACCCTTCACGCTTGCATGGCCGTCCTTTGAATTCGTAGCGGGCTGGATCGGACTGACCTGCTATGCGAGCGCGTTCATCGGCGAGGAATTCCGCGCCGGCATACGGGGCGTGAAGGCCGCGCAATACCAGGCCGCGGCGGCGCTGGGTCTCACGCCGTTTGCCACGTTCCGTCACGTGATTCTGCCGCAGGCCATTCGCATTGCGACACCGCCGCTTGCCGGCCAGTACATGAACATCGTGAAGAACTCGTCGCTCACCATGGCCATCGGTTTCGCCGAGCTTTCGTATGCGTCGCGCCAGGTGGATACCGAAACCTTCAAGACGTTCCAGGCGTTCGGTGCCGCGACGGTGCTGTACATCCTGACCATCGCGGGCATCGAAGCGGCACTGCTCGTCTGGAAGCGTCGCGGCGCGGGCGGCTGGCACAGGGGGAACGCATGA
- a CDS encoding amino acid ABC transporter permease yields MSAFEWWPTLRYLLLGTFPQGPLGGAALTVAMSAVSALLSAIVGLAGGVALSMTRGAAHLALTALVGFFRAIPVLMLIFWTFFLMPMLLHVDVPGLATVVCALALIGGAYLSHSVYAGIEAVGRGQGQAALSLGMTRWQALRHVLLPQAVRIMAPSFVNQWVSLIKDTSLAYIVGVPEFTFLANQVNNRLMVYPAQIFLFVGFVYLLLCSAMQWSAARLFDARPTVDRRRAAPVRPFAKPY; encoded by the coding sequence ATGAGCGCGTTCGAATGGTGGCCTACGCTGCGCTACCTGCTGCTCGGCACGTTCCCGCAAGGGCCGCTTGGCGGTGCGGCTTTGACGGTCGCGATGTCGGCGGTATCGGCGCTGCTGTCCGCCATCGTGGGTCTTGCCGGCGGAGTCGCGCTCTCGATGACGCGCGGTGCCGCCCATCTTGCGCTCACGGCCCTCGTCGGCTTCTTCAGGGCCATTCCAGTGCTGATGCTGATCTTCTGGACCTTCTTCCTGATGCCAATGCTGCTGCACGTCGACGTACCGGGGCTTGCCACCGTCGTATGTGCGCTGGCGCTGATCGGCGGCGCGTATCTGTCGCACTCGGTGTACGCCGGCATCGAAGCGGTGGGCCGAGGGCAAGGACAAGCCGCGCTGTCGCTCGGCATGACGCGCTGGCAGGCCCTGCGCCACGTGTTGCTGCCGCAGGCGGTACGCATCATGGCGCCGTCGTTCGTCAACCAGTGGGTGTCGTTGATCAAGGACACGTCGCTGGCTTATATCGTCGGCGTGCCCGAGTTCACGTTTCTCGCCAACCAGGTGAACAACCGCCTCATGGTGTATCCGGCGCAGATTTTTCTGTTCGTTGGTTTCGTCTATTTGCTGCTGTGCTCGGCCATGCAATGGAGCGCGGCACGCCTGTTCGATGCCCGGCCAACGGTGGATCGGCGGCGCGCCGCACCGGTCCGTCCTTTTGCAAAACCGTACTGA
- a CDS encoding rhodanese-like domain-containing protein has product MADVLEERPVHAVLETAREQAAKEGLAYAGGVAPRDAWALVSEGNAVLVDVRTAEERKFVGYVPGSVHVAWATGTSLTRNPRFVRELEAKTGKDAVVLLLCRSGNRSALAADAAAKAGFAHVFNVLEGFEGALDDAQHRGSQNGWRFHALPWVQD; this is encoded by the coding sequence ATGGCAGATGTACTCGAAGAACGACCGGTCCACGCAGTGCTCGAGACGGCACGCGAACAGGCGGCGAAGGAAGGGCTGGCCTATGCGGGCGGCGTGGCGCCGCGCGACGCATGGGCCCTGGTTTCGGAAGGCAACGCAGTGCTGGTGGATGTTCGTACCGCTGAAGAGCGCAAGTTCGTCGGCTATGTGCCGGGCAGCGTGCACGTGGCCTGGGCCACGGGGACGAGCCTGACGCGCAATCCCCGCTTCGTGCGCGAGCTCGAAGCGAAAACAGGCAAAGACGCCGTCGTGCTGCTGCTGTGCCGCAGCGGCAACCGGTCTGCGCTTGCTGCGGATGCGGCCGCCAAGGCCGGCTTCGCACACGTGTTCAACGTGCTCGAAGGCTTCGAGGGCGCGCTCGACGACGCGCAGCACCGTGGCAGCCAGAACGGCTGGCGCTTCCATGCGCTGCCGTGGGTGCAGGACTAG
- the epsC gene encoding serine O-acetyltransferase EpsC, whose amino-acid sequence MAVFDIDEIVGSLYAVRQRWRDEQKRALEPGGRDLPSRDALSEVVDALKGVLFPMRLGPPSLRQDSENFYVAHALDAALHGLLAQARLELQYIARREAKDSEAVEARALQAVRSFAQRLPEIRARLDTDVIAAYHGDPAAGSVDEVLLCYPGVLAMIHHRLAHELYGLGLPLLARIVAELAHAQTGIDIHPGAQIGAGFFIDHGTGVVIGETSVIGQRVRLYQAVTLGAKRFPVNADGHLEKGLARHPIVEDDVVIYAGATILGRVTIGRGATIGGNVWITQDVAPGSHVTQASLRSEAGRPAGVVAAGLTAGAHS is encoded by the coding sequence GTGGCCGTATTCGATATCGATGAAATCGTGGGTTCGCTGTACGCGGTCCGGCAACGCTGGCGCGACGAGCAGAAGCGCGCGCTGGAGCCCGGCGGCCGAGACCTGCCTTCGCGCGATGCGTTGTCGGAAGTCGTCGACGCGCTCAAGGGCGTGCTGTTTCCGATGCGGCTCGGGCCGCCCAGCTTGCGTCAGGACAGCGAGAACTTCTACGTCGCGCATGCGCTCGATGCCGCCTTGCATGGTCTGCTTGCGCAGGCCAGGCTCGAATTGCAGTACATCGCGCGGCGCGAAGCCAAAGACAGCGAAGCCGTGGAGGCGCGTGCGCTGCAAGCCGTACGGTCGTTCGCACAGCGCTTGCCGGAGATTCGCGCGCGGCTGGACACCGACGTGATCGCCGCCTATCACGGCGATCCGGCGGCAGGCAGCGTGGACGAAGTGCTGCTCTGCTATCCCGGCGTGCTCGCGATGATCCATCACCGGCTGGCCCACGAACTGTATGGGCTTGGGCTGCCGCTGCTCGCGCGCATCGTGGCCGAGCTTGCGCATGCGCAGACGGGCATCGACATTCATCCGGGCGCGCAGATCGGTGCGGGCTTCTTTATCGATCACGGCACCGGCGTCGTGATAGGCGAAACGTCCGTCATCGGCCAGCGGGTGCGGCTCTATCAGGCGGTGACGCTGGGCGCAAAGCGCTTTCCGGTCAACGCGGACGGGCACCTCGAAAAGGGCCTTGCGCGTCATCCCATCGTCGAAGACGACGTCGTCATCTATGCCGGCGCGACGATACTGGGGCGCGTGACGATAGGCCGCGGCGCGACGATTGGCGGCAACGTGTGGATTACGCAGGATGTCGCCCCCGGCAGCCACGTGACCCAGGCCAGTCTGCGCAGCGAAGCGGGCCGCCCCGCGGGCGTGGTGGCGGCCGGACTCACGGCGGGAGCGCACTCATGA
- a CDS encoding helix-turn-helix domain-containing protein, with product MTTLVRNFGAAVRARREAHGWSQEQLAEHAGLNRSYVGEIERGAAIASIVTVEKLARAFGVPIATLLVGVPPAASAGAPIPERGPVPPAPPF from the coding sequence ATGACCACACTCGTTCGCAACTTCGGCGCGGCCGTGCGTGCACGGCGCGAAGCGCATGGCTGGTCGCAGGAGCAGCTCGCGGAGCATGCCGGCCTGAACCGCTCGTACGTCGGCGAAATCGAGCGCGGCGCGGCGATCGCGTCCATCGTGACGGTCGAGAAGCTGGCCCGCGCGTTCGGCGTTCCCATTGCGACGTTGCTGGTGGGCGTGCCGCCCGCAGCCTCGGCCGGCGCCCCCATACCGGAGCGCGGCCCGGTCCCGCCTGCGCCACCTTTCTGA
- a CDS encoding family 2A encapsulin nanocompartment shell protein — MSTIVSGPTALGDNAARQLANATKTVPQLSTITPRWLTHLLQWVPVEAGIYRLNQVKNPEAVRATCTAREDEGTLPTTFVPYEENPREYFLNAVSTVLDVHTRVSDLYSSPHDQIKEQLRLTIETIKELQESQLINNPDYGLLANVDEEQRVFPLTGAPTPDDLDELLTKVWKEPAFFLTHPLAIAAFGRECTRRGVPPPTVNLFGSQFITWRGIPLIPSDKVPVADGKTKILLLRVGDKRQGVVGLYQPGVAGEQGPGLSVRFMGINNQAIASYLISLYCSLAVHSPDALAVLDDVEIGKYHDYADTYR, encoded by the coding sequence ATGTCGACGATCGTGAGCGGCCCGACCGCACTCGGCGATAACGCAGCACGGCAACTCGCCAATGCCACCAAGACCGTCCCGCAACTTTCGACCATCACGCCGCGCTGGTTGACGCATCTGCTGCAATGGGTGCCGGTGGAGGCGGGTATCTATCGCCTGAACCAGGTGAAGAACCCCGAGGCCGTGCGCGCCACTTGCACGGCGCGCGAAGACGAAGGAACGCTGCCCACGACCTTCGTCCCGTACGAAGAAAATCCGCGCGAATATTTCCTCAATGCGGTCAGTACGGTGCTCGACGTGCATACGCGCGTGTCGGACCTCTACAGCAGCCCGCATGACCAGATCAAGGAACAGCTGCGCCTCACGATCGAGACGATCAAGGAATTGCAGGAAAGCCAGCTCATCAACAATCCGGACTACGGCCTGCTCGCCAACGTGGACGAAGAGCAGCGCGTCTTCCCGCTGACGGGCGCGCCCACGCCCGACGATCTGGACGAACTGCTGACGAAAGTCTGGAAAGAGCCCGCGTTCTTTCTGACGCATCCGCTCGCCATCGCTGCATTCGGCCGCGAATGCACACGCCGTGGCGTGCCGCCGCCCACCGTCAATCTGTTCGGCTCGCAGTTCATCACGTGGCGCGGTATTCCGCTCATTCCGTCCGACAAGGTACCCGTCGCCGACGGCAAGACGAAGATCCTGCTGCTGCGCGTAGGCGACAAGCGCCAGGGCGTGGTCGGTCTGTATCAGCCGGGTGTGGCGGGAGAGCAGGGTCCGGGGCTGTCGGTGCGCTTCATGGGCATCAACAACCAGGCGATCGCGTCGTATCTGATCTCGCTGTATTGCTCGCTCGCAGTTCATTCGCCGGATGCACTGGCGGTGCTCGATGACGTGGAGATCGGCAAGTACCATGACTACGCTGACACCTACCGGTAA